A single genomic interval of Scylla paramamosain isolate STU-SP2022 chromosome 12, ASM3559412v1, whole genome shotgun sequence harbors:
- the LOC135105589 gene encoding uncharacterized protein LOC135105589 isoform X3 has product MEIEGTPSQTPPSLRCTTWLTKTGTAIIHSLRPLPAPPEDPHDHDDLLYDPATHDPPTEDYLPNSHGEEHDEHHGPSDSHIDYNVIDSHTHTDCGAPSESQTPSITITFPLTLTLLNHTPSDSHSVSDHILGSPQDNLNSLTLDLRSSG; this is encoded by the exons atggaaatagaAG GTACCCCCTCCCAGACGCCACCATCTCTGAGGTGCACTACGTGGCTGACGAAAACGGGTACCGCGATCATTCACTCCCTCCGCCCGCTGCCCGCACCCCCTGAGGATCCCCACGACCATGACGACCTGCTGTATGACCCCGCAACTCATGATCCGCCCACTGAAGACTACCTCCCAAACTCGCACGGTGAAGAACACGATGAACACCACGGCCCTTCAGACTCCCACATTGATTATAATGTGATTGACTCTCATACTCACACTGACTGTGGCGCTCCTTCAGAGTCGCAAACTCCCTCTATAACTATCACATTCCCACTGACACTCACACTCTTGAATCACACTCCCTCTGACTCTCACTCCGTCAGTGACCACATCTTGGGCTCACCTCAAGacaacctcaactccctcaccCTCGACCTGCGATCATCTGGCTGA
- the LOC135105589 gene encoding uncharacterized protein LOC135105589 isoform X2, translating into MPPASSSSSRGMWTSSSGSRSHKKHGNRRDSVLIGSKSHTFSRQEHRRHEAGTPSQTPPSLRCTTWLTKTGTAIIHSLRPLPAPPEDPHDHDDLLYDPATHDPPTEDYLPNSHGEEHDEHHGPSDSHIDYNVIDSHTHTDCGAPSESQTPSITITFPLTLTLLNHTPSDSHSVSDHILGSPQDNLNSLTLDLRSSG; encoded by the exons ATGCCACCAGCGTCTTCCTCGTCGTCACGGGGCATGTGGACAAGCAGCAGCGGTTCGAGGAGccataaaaaacatggaaatagaAG GGACAGTGTACTTATAGGCAGCAAGAGCCACACCTTCAGCAGACAGGAGCACCGCCGTCATGAAGCTG GTACCCCCTCCCAGACGCCACCATCTCTGAGGTGCACTACGTGGCTGACGAAAACGGGTACCGCGATCATTCACTCCCTCCGCCCGCTGCCCGCACCCCCTGAGGATCCCCACGACCATGACGACCTGCTGTATGACCCCGCAACTCATGATCCGCCCACTGAAGACTACCTCCCAAACTCGCACGGTGAAGAACACGATGAACACCACGGCCCTTCAGACTCCCACATTGATTATAATGTGATTGACTCTCATACTCACACTGACTGTGGCGCTCCTTCAGAGTCGCAAACTCCCTCTATAACTATCACATTCCCACTGACACTCACACTCTTGAATCACACTCCCTCTGACTCTCACTCCGTCAGTGACCACATCTTGGGCTCACCTCAAGacaacctcaactccctcaccCTCGACCTGCGATCATCTGGCTGA
- the LOC135105589 gene encoding uncharacterized protein LOC135105589 isoform X1 codes for MPPASSSSSRGMWTSSSGSRSHKKHGNRRRTIAFPHTRDSVLIGSKSHTFSRQEHRRHEAGTPSQTPPSLRCTTWLTKTGTAIIHSLRPLPAPPEDPHDHDDLLYDPATHDPPTEDYLPNSHGEEHDEHHGPSDSHIDYNVIDSHTHTDCGAPSESQTPSITITFPLTLTLLNHTPSDSHSVSDHILGSPQDNLNSLTLDLRSSG; via the exons ATGCCACCAGCGTCTTCCTCGTCGTCACGGGGCATGTGGACAAGCAGCAGCGGTTCGAGGAGccataaaaaacatggaaatagaAG GCGCACGATTGCTTTTCCCCACACCAGGGACAGTGTACTTATAGGCAGCAAGAGCCACACCTTCAGCAGACAGGAGCACCGCCGTCATGAAGCTG GTACCCCCTCCCAGACGCCACCATCTCTGAGGTGCACTACGTGGCTGACGAAAACGGGTACCGCGATCATTCACTCCCTCCGCCCGCTGCCCGCACCCCCTGAGGATCCCCACGACCATGACGACCTGCTGTATGACCCCGCAACTCATGATCCGCCCACTGAAGACTACCTCCCAAACTCGCACGGTGAAGAACACGATGAACACCACGGCCCTTCAGACTCCCACATTGATTATAATGTGATTGACTCTCATACTCACACTGACTGTGGCGCTCCTTCAGAGTCGCAAACTCCCTCTATAACTATCACATTCCCACTGACACTCACACTCTTGAATCACACTCCCTCTGACTCTCACTCCGTCAGTGACCACATCTTGGGCTCACCTCAAGacaacctcaactccctcaccCTCGACCTGCGATCATCTGGCTGA
- the LOC135105590 gene encoding uncharacterized protein LOC135105590 translates to MSSFFTGHITPNVYIAAVRATLSVGRCTVVMKLLVLFLFGVITSAAPPPTIPLHQQHVNDGDEYPKFLRDIPSLSSIFGNYGVVLPNGRKRAPATENPLPPLADRPFLRDPQSHCSDSRTKHTFSVTHPFSDSLGDD, encoded by the exons ATGAGCTCTTTTTTCACCGGACACATCACACCAAATGTATATATAGCCGCCGTTAGAGCCACACTTTCAGTAGGCAGGTGCACCGTCGTCATGAAGCTG CTGGTGCTCTTTCTCTTTGGTGTCATCACATCCGCAGCGCCACCACCCACTATCCCGTTACACCAGCAACATGTTAACGACGGCGACGAGTATCCGAAGTTCCTCAGGGACATTCCGTCGCTGAGCTCCATTTTCGGCAATTACGG GGTGGTTCTCCCGAACGGACGAAAACGGGCACCAGCAACAGAGAATCCACTTCCTCCCCTGGCTGACAGACCGTTTCTTCGAGATCCGCAGTCACACTGTAGTGATTCcaggacaaaacacacattcAGTGTGACTCATCCTTTCAGTGATTCTCTTGGTGATGATTAG